A region of the Muricauda sp. MAR_2010_75 genome:
CGTCTACCAAGGTCCCGGTAATACCTCCTTTGCTCAATTGTGATTTATGAATGACTTTATTGGAGTTGTTTAAATAAACAATCCAAAATTCTTCGTGTTGCAATTCACCCATCAACGGGTAAAGTAATTCAAAAACATCCTGACTGGCCGAAACCTTTGTTACTTTTTGGGCTTCTTCCCCTCTTCGGCGTCGCCCCATTTCCAAAGCTGCTGCAATGGTCACGGCCTTGGCCTCCCCGATACCTTTGAATTTTTTCAACTGATTTACCGAAAGCTTCCCCAATTCGTTCAAATTATGGCCCACTGAGGCCAGAATTCGTTTGGACAGCTCCACTGCACTTTCATCCCTGTTCCCGGAACCGATCAAAATGGCGATCAATTCTGCATCGGACAGCACAAAACTTCCTTTTTGCACCAATTTCTCCCTAGGTTTGTCATCATCTGCCCAATTTTTGATGGAAAAGGAAACCACTTTTTCTTGCATGCTTTAAAGATAGGAGATTAAATTTATGTAATTTTCACGGTAAAGAAATCAAGTTATATGAAATCCCTATTTGACTCCGAAACCCACACTGAAATTCTAAATAGAATTGATAATCTTTCTGAATCCTCTCAAAGGGAGTGGGGCAAAATGGAGGTTGGACAAATGCTGCGCCACTGTCAGTTTCCCTTGAAGGTAGCTTTAGGCAAACATACAATAAAAAAACCCAATTTTTTTATGCGATTGCTCTACAAAGGATTCAAGAAAAGCATGTACAATGACAAACTTTGGAAACGCAATCTACCCACCGCTCCGGGGTTTAAGGTTGAGGACAAAAAAGATTTCAAAGAAGAAAAAGACAAATTGGTTGCATTGATCAATGATTTCCATGAAGAAAGAACCAAAAAAACAAGGGACCCACATCCTGCATTTGGAGAGTTAACCTATGACCAATGGGGACAAATGCAGTATAAGCATTTGGACCATCATTTGCGACAGTTTGGAGTTTAATCTCTTTGGGCAGGCCTATTCAAAAAGTGTCTTGACCCGCTCAAAATCCAATCCACCATAATTTCCCGAACTCATCAGCAGCAACGCCGAATTCTCAAAATTTTGTGTAAAAAGGTAGTCTTTAAAGGTTTTAGGGTCTGTAAAAATCTTTATATCCGCTCTTTTAAAGGCTTGGGCAATTTGGTCAGCCGTAACTTCTTCCAATCCTTTGATTTTTACCGCATCTGGTGAATAAAAGACCACGGCTTCCTCGGCTGCATCCAATGCACCCTGGTATTCTTCCAAAAATCCAGCATTTAAACTGCTGTAGGTATGGAGTTCCAAGCAAGCAAGCAGTTTGCGTTCAGGATATTGTTCTTTTACGGCTTGGGTGGTGGCCATTACCTTGCTGGGTGAATGGGCAAAATCCTTATAAATGACCTTATTTTGGCTTTCGGCAATTTTTTCCAATCGTTTAGAAGCCCCTTTGAAAGTGGCAATGGCTTCGTAAAAATCAACTTCGTCCACACCCATTTGCTGACATATCCATTTGGCTCCAGCCAGATTGTTCAGGTTGTGCCTGCCAAAAATTTCAATAGGCATTTCTCCTTCAGGGGTATGCAATAAAGTGGTCCCATTTTCAACACGATATTCCGGGGTATGGTAAGGAAACTTCCGAATGGTATTTTCTGTGGATTC
Encoded here:
- the radC gene encoding DNA repair protein RadC, encoding MQEKVVSFSIKNWADDDKPREKLVQKGSFVLSDAELIAILIGSGNRDESAVELSKRILASVGHNLNELGKLSVNQLKKFKGIGEAKAVTIAAALEMGRRRRGEEAQKVTKVSASQDVFELLYPLMGELQHEEFWIVYLNNSNKVIHKSQLSKGGITGTLVDVRLVLKQALDLGAVGIILAHNHPSGTLKPSAADKQITQKLKKASEALDIKILDHLILAQHHYFSFADQGIL
- a CDS encoding DUF1569 domain-containing protein; this translates as MKSLFDSETHTEILNRIDNLSESSQREWGKMEVGQMLRHCQFPLKVALGKHTIKKPNFFMRLLYKGFKKSMYNDKLWKRNLPTAPGFKVEDKKDFKEEKDKLVALINDFHEERTKKTRDPHPAFGELTYDQWGQMQYKHLDHHLRQFGV